The region TCCCATCATCGACGGCAGTGCAATGAGTGACGGCCCATCGATCATTTATCACGGGTTCTTATATGGATCGACGTAAGCCCCCTCTGATAGCGGTCAGTCGTGTGCTTTGGCTTTGGGTCGATAGCTGGCACTGACTGCCAGGTCGAGTCTGAAGTGCTACAGTTGATTCCTGCTTTTCCGTGCTTACCTAACAAGTGAAGGAAAGGAGGCGCAAAGCTTCTTGAGGTCGGCAGCCTCGTTTGAGTTTGACTCGCCCTTGTGCAGCCAACGTGCAAAGGGCACCGCGTGTGCCTCGGTTGCGGGAGAGGGTTCATGGTGCGCGCATTGTTTCTCGGTGCCAGTAGGCACGGCCGTCGATGCGGTCCTTGTGAAGATCGATGCGCGGGATGATCAGCAAGTAATGCGACTGAAGGATCGTCGAACTCTTCCTGGCCAGTCGGCATCCCCGGTGTTCCACACAAGGGCGGGCCCTGTTTTTTTATCTCGCCTGCTGAATACTTCCAGTTCCTTGGTCGCCCTCTACTCAGCGCTGTGCAGCCGTTTGACGAAGATCCACGACGGATCTCAAGAGCGTCACGCCTCATCATTTTGGTACGGAATTGAGAACCTGAGAAGGGTAAAAAGCAGGGCGGAGGCAGGGTCAGAGAGCTTGTCAGCAACAGTGGAGATCTTGGAGAGGTTTCAGGCTTCCCGCTTGGCACCTGCGGGCCTGCTCACCACCTCTGCGCTCGACCTCGGTTCCCGTCTCTGTTCCTCTCACCGAAGCCTCCGCTCACTTATTGGATAATGCTGTTTTGGGCGAGGTCAATGGGGGCTCGTGCCCCAGTGGTCTGCCGGGCGTCTGTGGCAATTTAGGGCAGCGGCGAAATAGAGATTCAACCATCGCAGTGGTTTGTGCGTGGCATATCCTATGCTGCTTCGTAACACAGGCGGCGCGCTCTTGCGCCGGCGATCAGAGGGCTGAGGGGCAACGATGCGATGGTTGGTTGCACTCGATGAATCGGAGTGTTCCGAGCGGATCATCGGATGGATGCGAGCTTTTCCCCATTCGAAGCAGACGGGGGTGACCGTGGTGCATGTGCTGGCTCCGTTGGAGGTGCCTGAGAGCATCGGCGTCAGCGGGCAACAGCTGCTGCTGCAGCAGCAGAGTGCGATGGTTGAGGCCCTGCTTGATCGCGTGCGCCGACTCCTGGAGGAGTCCTTTGCCGACGTGGAAGTGATTGTGCGGGAAGGCGTCCCGAGCAGCGAGATTCTGCAAGTCATTCAGGAGCGCCGACCGGACTTGGTCGTCTCAGGCATGCAGGGGCTCTACCGGTCCCCGGGTTTCACGATCGGTGGGGTCGCTCAGCGGCTCCTCTCCTATGCTCCCTGCAGTTTGATGCTGGTGCCCGGCAAGGCGCAGGCCGGCGGCGGGTTGCGAATCATGCTGGCCACGGATGGATCGGAGGATGCGCAGCGTGCGGCCTGTGTCGTGGCGGGTCTTCCCGGGATACGCGAGGTGACGATCGTGAGCGTCGTGCGTCCGCTGGGCGCGGAGAAAACGGTCCTCGAACGGTTTCAGCCCGATGAGAGCCGTAAGATGGAGGCGGCGTTCCTGCGTCAACGGCGTGCCGGGGCGCGCAAGGCCATCGCCGGATGCGAACGCCTGTTGCGAGACGCATCGATCACGGTGCGCCCCAGGGTGATTGCCGGCCATCCGGCCGAGGCCATCGTTCGAGCTGCCCGGCGTGATGCCGCGGACCTGCTGGTGGTCGGATCTCGCGGCCTGACCGGGATCAAGGCGGCCGCGCTCGGGAGCGTGTCCCAGGCGGTGGCGCAGTTGGCACCCTGTCCGGTCTTGATCGTGAAGGCGTAGTCGGAGGTCGAATGGGGAGGAAGCAGGGGCGGGATGTGGAGCCGAGTCCGAAGGGCGTGGCAGGTGAAGCCGAGAGCGCCGACCGCAAGGCCCTGCTTCGGCAGTTCGGCTACAAATTGTCATGACCCAGAGGAGACAGGCGCGACGACGAACCCTCACAAGGAAGGAGGGGAAAGATGCGGATCTCATATGACATCACGCGAACGATGGCACGCGGCCTCGTGCTGACCTGCGTGCTCCTGTTATTGGCCGGGGGATGGAGTACGGTCGCTGCGATCGAGAAGGACTGGCTTGATGCGATGGTCCAGGCGGTCCTCGTGGAACAGGCGAAGGAAGGAGCGAGCGGTCACCTGTTCGCCCCCTATCTCGGACAACTCACGAGGGTACGCGCGCACCTCATCAACGGCGAGAGTGAGGCGGTGTATCGGGCCATGAATCGGTTCATGGAGATGCTCCAGGCACGCGAAGTGGGGATTTCCGACGAGGCCGCGGATCGGCTGTTCGACTATTGTTACCTCGTGACTCCGGCGCAGTATCACGATGTCTCTCGGCATCTGAACCGGCTTAGCAGGCAGGAGGTTGGTCCGCCGTCGGCCTGAGTTGCCACACGCGAGGATGTATACGTCATATCCCACACTCCACTGGTTACGGTTCGAGGGGGTTGTGTGAAGGGAGTCCCCTGCAAGAATGAGTAGGTCGCATTGACCTACCCGGAGGTCTCGGGATGGTTTGCCGTCTCGCTCGCGCGAATCCTCGAATTGGATCTCACGGTCTTACGTCTTCGCTTTCTCTTCGCTCACTCTCCGCGCTTTTAGTCGGCGCAAAAGTTCTTGGAACGACGACTCTCCGATGATCCTGCCGAATTGACTGCGATAGTTCATGACCAGGCTCACTCCATCGACAATCACGTCATAGGCATACCAGGTACCGCTCTTATTCGTCAGCCGATAATCCATCGGAAAGTCGAGCTTGTCGGATACCAGTCTGGTTCGGACTTCGGCATAGCCGTCGACGGTGCGCTCAGAGAGATAGACCACCCGTTCGCCTGCGTAGCCCTCGATCCTCGCCGCATATTGGTCCGAGAGAAACGTCTTGAACAGCTGTACGAATTCCTGTCGTTCGGTTTGACTGAGCGGTTTCCAATGGGCGGCGAGCGTCCGTTTCGACATTTCTTCGTAGTCGAACCGCTCGGCGATGATGTTCTCCAGGAGATGCCGACGCTGTGTCAGGTGGCCGGGGCCCTTCAATTGTTGGTCGTCCAGAATGTGAAAGACCGCGTCGAGTGTCGCGCGAACGACGGCGGTCGGAGGGGCGTGCTCCGGCGCCGCCTGTCCGCTGCCGGCCGGTGCCCAGCCGATGATCAGGCTGATGAAGACCGCGTTGACGATGCCGGAGAGGCGTTTGGTGTCTCTTCTATGCGTCTGCACGCGTCACCTCCCGATAGGCATATTCCGGTTAGGTCAGAATCGCATGTGATGTTGCCGCATGATCGAGTACCTGCTGAATGTGCACCTCGACCTGCCTGAGCACCGACGGAGAAACGGCATAGCCGTCGCTCTCGTAGGTCAGAATGGGCATACCCTGCTGGTTACTGAGCGGTTTTAGAATGGCCTCTGAAATCCGGAAGGGGAGGCAGTTGAACGGCCCGATGAGGATCAGTCCGTCATACCCTTCGCGGGCGGCATCGAGTCCCTTGCCGATGGTGGGCAGGAGTTCGCCCCAGATCGTGCGGGACACATGCTCGGCGCCCTTGTGAAAGACAGTGGCGGCGGCGTTCGGCCCTGCTACCAGGAGGCCGGTTTTCTGAAACAGCCCGCGGTAATGTTCCTCCACACCCCGCAACATCTGATGCCCGGCCCATTGCTGCAGGTACCGTCGGCCTTCCGGCTCAAAGATTCTGGTGCAGGCTTTGGCCATGGCGAAGCCGCCCGGTTCCACTCCCCACTGCTTCGCAGTGGAGGCCATCTCGTCATAGGTGAAGTAGAGGAACAGATCACTCAGATCGACCGGCTTGAGGATGATGCCTCGCTCGGCATAGCGGTCGCGTACCCCGTCCATGAAAAACGAACTGAACCGGGTGAAGAAATCGCCGGCCACCACGACCCGCGGGCAGGTCAACGGATCTTTGAGTCGCGGGATTGCCGCCACGCGATCGATGAAGGCAGGCAACGTGGCATGAAATTCCTCCACCGACCGCGCATCCTCCACGAAGTGTTGCCACTCCTCCTTCAAGTGCTCGATGCTTCCTGGACTACCCACGACACGCAGGACATGGTCGATTTCCACCAGGATGTCTCCGATGACGATGGCCGGAGAGAAGGCCCGTGTCAGGCGTTCCTTGTCGAAACCGAGATACTGATTCTCCTCACGGGGATCGAAGAGGAAGACGTCGGCCAATCGCTGCTCGGTGATGAACCGTTCCAAATAGCCCATGTAGGAATCACTCACGCAGGGGGCTCCGCCCCGCAGCATATAGAAGCCCGCAACCTCCTCGGGACGACGCTGCTCGCTGACCTGAAGCAGTTGCCCGATACAGATCGGCAACGGCAGACATTCGCGGCCGGATGTGTATTGGAGGCCCCGGTCGAGCTGCCCGCGGTTCAGTGGCAGGATGAGTCCGGGATGTAACCCGAGCCAGCGGGAAGCCATGGTGACTGCCTGGGTGTGGTACGGGGAAAAGTTCGGGAAATAGATCCTGACCTGCGGGTCTGTCAGTCGTACTTGCTCCCCGTTGGAACGGACGATCCGGCCTTCCGGGAGCAGCCGGCAGGCGGTGAACGACTCGCTGGGGCGATGGTGCTTGTCCTGGTAGTTGCCGATGATGTCGAGGAAGGCCTCCAGCCTGGTTTGGACACCGGCATCGGCGGTGTGCGCGTCGATCTCCAGAATCAGATAGGGTTTCGATCCCATTTCGGAGGCGAGGGTGGCATGGGTAAAGGCATCGATGGTGCAACTGAAGTTGCTCACGCTCAGCAGGAACAGATTGGGATGCTGCTTGGCGATCGCCACAGCATTTAAAATCTGGTTCGCGAAGTGCCAGGACGTGGGACCTTCGCCGACGGGTAACAGACAGTCGGCGGGGATCACCGACACACCCATGCTGGAGAGTTTCTTGCTCACTGATTGCGAGGCTTCCGGCGTGAAGGCATTGTAGCTGTGACCGGCCAGGAGAATGGCAGGTTTGCCCGCCGAGACGGCGGCTTCAAGCGCCTGCCGTCCCAGCTCACAGAGCCTGCGTTCGGCGTCAGTCTGGGCATGGACCGCCGCCACCCAGGCGTTCTCGGCCACATCACGTGTGATCCCGAACTCCTGCACGACCGTGTCGATCAGGGCGGAGCAGCCTTCGTACCCGTTGGTGAAATCCAGCACGGGCGAGAGTAGCCGGCTGCCTGGAAAGGCTTTGGCCAAAAAATAGGGCTCCGCCTGGGTGATCGGGCAGAGGTACGAATCCCGGCAGTGATTCGGGTGAGGCATGCGCACCACATGCGGGATGAAGATGAGTTCGACTCCTCGACGCGTGAGATCGAGCACGGCCCCGTGGGCGATCTGCGCAGGGAAGCAGAATCCTGAGTTGGACGTGAGATCGCCTCGCGGGTCCACGTCCGAGAGCAGCACTTCCATGCCCAGGTGCGCAAAGAAGGTGGAATAGAGCGGAAACAGGGAATGGGTGGTCAGCGCCCTGGGAATGCCGATGCGTGTGCCGTTGGCCACTGCGTTGGCGGTGGGGTGGCCTAAGGATTCACGCACGAAGGCTTTTGCGCTTTCATACGCCGGTCCGACTCCCCAGCGCTGACGCTCGACCCGCTCGTGCTGAGGTGTGGCGGCAGGCGGAAGGCTCGGGACTTGAAAGAGAACCTCGGCTCTCGTCTCGACCAGGTCTGTCACGGCGGCAGTGCGGGCCTTTCGTTTCCACACATTCTCGTAGAGGCTGCAACGGCCGCCGAAGGGAAAGCGGCGTCCCGCGACCATGAACCGGTCGATGCTGCAATACATCTTGCAGGCCCCACAGGTGAAGCGGCCGACCAATTGCATCTCCGGCCGGCTCAGCGTGAGGAGGTCGGCGGGAGGGCTCATCCGCGAGCCGGATCGCTTCAACGCGAGTAATCCGACTCCGAGCGCTCCGAGCAATTCAGGGCTGGGCGGGATGACCACATCGCGGCCGACACTGTGGGCGAAGGCATAACCGACGGCGTGGTTGAGTGCGACGCCGCCTTGCAGAAAGACCTTCTTGCCCACGTAGCGTGGGCCCTTCACGCGGTTGAGATAGTTGCCGGCGATGGCATAGACCAGGCCCGCCACGATGTTGTCGCGAGGGTGGCCCTTCTGTTGGGCCAGCCGAATATCGCTATTGATGAAGGCGGCGCAGGTCGCCTTAAAATGCACGGGAGAGGGCGCGGCGATCGCCAGACCGGCGATGTCGGCGACGGTAATCCCGAGATCGCTCTGGGCGCTTTCTTCCAGGAACGATCCGGTGCCGGCCGAGCAGGCGTTGTTCATCGCATAGTCGATGGGCACGCCGTTGCGCAGGTAGATGTATTTGGAATCCTGCCCGCCGATCTCAAAAATCGTGTCCACATCCGGGTCGAAATGGGTCGCCCCCGCCGCATGGGCAGAAATCTCGTTATAGACATGTTCGGTGCCGAGATAGGCGCCGGCCAGCTCACGGGCTGAGCCGGTCGTGCCGACCAATCCGATCGGGCGGTTCCCGACCGCATCGACGAGGGCTTGAAGGCATTCCCTGGTGGCTGCGACGGGATTTCCCTTTGTGCGCCCGTAATGGGATGCCACCACCTTGTGTGTCATGGGATCGAGCAGAATCGCCTTGGTCGTCGTCGAGCCGGCGTCGACGCCGAGGACCAGTGGTCCGTCTGGTGGTGCCTGCAAGGGTGGCGTGGCGATCACGTGCACCCGTTCGCCGTACTGATGGAGCGGCGGGAGATGGCCCAACTCCGGCTGCGCCGCGAGTTTAGGCAATCGTTCGTGGGGTTCGTCCCGGGTGAGCAGGGCGGTTCCCCAGGCCTCGAACCAGGGACTCTCGGGGAGAACCACAAACTCGGTCTGTGGGAGCTTGGCGCGCAGCGCGGCCAGCATCGCATCGTTGTGTGTGACGCCGCCGATCAGCAACACTCGTTTCGGCGCCTGTACGCCTTTTTCCAGCAGCGCGATCACTTTGTTGGCCATGCTGTCGTGGAGCGTATGCAGAACGTCTTCGGGCGTGGCCTCATTGCGGTTCAGCTTGTGCGTGATGTCCGATTTGCAGTGGACTGAACAGCGTGAGGCCAGCGGCACGACCTTGCCGTCGAACGACCGGCGGACCGCTTCCTCCATGCCCAAGCCCATCCGGCTGATCTGCTGCACGAAAAACTCGCCGCTTCCGGCCGCACATTTATTGTGAGACAGGACGTTGGTCAGTCTTCCGTCGACGAGCAAGTAGACCAGAAACGATTCCCCGCCGAGTGAGGCCACCGCATCGAACGTGCCCTCCACCTCGCGAAGCGCCCGCTGAATCGCCGCCACTTCGGGGACATGGCCGAGCTGGCCGGAGACCCCGAAATATTCCGCGTCGGCAAAGTCCGGTCGGGCCAGCACTTCGGTGAAGACTTCCAGCGGACGGCCTTGGTGGGCCACGACCGTCGCATTTCTGGCGTCGCCGCGGATGGCCGCCACCTTCACCGTGAGGGCGCCGATGTTGATACCGACGTACGACATGGAACAGTCACCTCGTAGGATGCAAATCCTTGCTTCTTGTGGAGCGCTATAACCAGGGAGCAGCAAGTCGCATACCTTCGCGCGTGCCTGTCCCCTGCAGGGATGATAGTCCATAGGAATTTGCATTACCGCGAACCGTAATGTTGTCGAGTCACAGTCCGGGGTGGGGGCGGATACCTCACTGCTCACATCGCGACTGGTGCGAATCGCGACAGAGGAGGCCGGTGGGGATGGGGAGGGAGAGGGCGAAAACGTGCACGAGCCGCGGCGGCACCACGGCCCCGATCAGTCATTCTGCGGGTAGGTCCTTGAACAGGTCGTCGAGCATGTGGGCCCACAAGCGGCGGGCGATTTCATCGAAGGGAATGCGGAACTCGCGAACGTCCTCACCCGCGAGGGTGGCTTCACCGGAGGATTCCCAGACGATCTCGCCCGTTCTGGTATCCCACAGTTGCAGGCTCATGCGGAGCATGGTGACGCGGGTTTGCAGGACACGGAGACCAAAGAAGGAAAAGCGCCCGGACATGGATTGGTTGAAGGAGGCGAGGCTGGGTTGAAAGACATAGTTGGTGTGAATGGCCTGTCCGATTTTCTGGAGCCCCGCCCGATTAAGGATACCGGTTCTGACATAGGCGGTCACCATAGCGGCATACTCTTCCCCCAACTCTCCCCGGTTGATGCGGTTCAACGCTTCGTGGACCGGCAGAGCCGTGATCAGAGTCGGCCGCTGATCCAAGGCACTCGACAGTGAGCGGGAGACCTGATGGGCAAACCCTTCCAATCCGAATCCCACCACCGCGTTCAGGACGGCAACCTGCTCGTGCTTCAGCGTGGCCGGGTCAAAGGAGGTGGCCTTGGGGCGGAATGTCGTTTCTTCTCCCCACTGTTGCAGAGGCCCGATACAGCCGGCTGACAGCAAGAATCCCGCGAGCAGGAGCACCCATACGACTGATGGCCCCATGCGTCTCACCCGGACGGTTCCCCCCTCTTGCGATGGCGAGTTCATCACCGTGATAGCCTCACAACAGATGCAATGATTGGTCCCGCATCCGGCTGGAGTTCAGGTGAGGAAATCCGCTACAAGCGCTCTGCCATGATGCTGCGAAAGGGCACAGGCATGAACTCGATAGCAGGGATGCCGGAGTCCCCTGTATCGGCGGCGCTACTCTCGCGGACACTCCATCGCGGCGAGTTTGCTGAACAAACGGGCCGTCGATCCGATAGCTGGACAGGTGAGATTCAGCAGGCATCGCGATTGCTCACTCGACTGCATGGTACGGGTGATTGACACTTGTGAGGAGGACAGTATGACGTGGACCATGCCGGATGCATTGCGGCTACTCGAGCTCTTCCATCAACGGGATTATGCCCAAGCCAGACCTCATCTGTACGTGAAGTCGTTGAAGTCGGATAGCTGGGTCCGGCCCAAAGGAATGCGAGTCATTCCGTCAAACCTCGACATCGAAATCCTGGGCATGGAAAGCGAGCAATGGGAAACGATTCCCTTCAAGGATGTGAGTGTTGGACTGTGGTAATCCCAAAGGGTCGGAATGAAAAGAACACTCTCCGCATCGGGGTGGTGGGATTCGGAAAAGTCGGACGGGCCTGCGCAGAATTGTTGCTCACGAGCAAGGATGTGGCCTTGGCGGCCATCGTTCGACGCCTCGACAGTCTCGCTCGGCCGTTGCCGGAGGTGTTCAGCAAGATTCCGGTCGTGTCGCACACGGCGCAGGTGCACGAGATGGATGCGGCGCTGTTGTGCGTGCCGATCGACCAGGTCGAAGGGGTTGCCCACGACTGTCTCCAGCATGGTCTCCCGATCATCGAATGCGCGCTCTTGCACGGAGAGGCGTTTCAAGCACATCGGGAAGCGATCAACCGGTTCGCCCTCGTTTCGATGTTCCGGCCATTGTGGGTGCCGGATGGGATCCAGGCGCGTTGTCCGTCATGCGCTCCCTGTTCGGGCTTCTCGCTCCGGAGGGCGAGAGCGAAATGAGGCATCGGGTGGCCGCGAGCCTTCATCATACGGCGATGGCCCGCCGGGTAGCCGGGGTCAAGGATGCGCTGTGCACGGAACAGGTTGCGGCCAACGGGACGCGGCAACGGTATGTCTATGTTGAGTTGGAGAAGGGGGTCGATGCGGATCGCGTGGCCGCTGCGATTCGGGCCGATCCGCTCTTCCTCGGAGAGGAGGCGCTGGTATTTCCGGTCGACAGTGTGGCCGCGCTCGAACAGGAAGGGCGCGGGGTCGCGCTTGAGCGGCGGAGTGCGCCGGGGCGCGCGGGGCATCAGCGGTTTCTCTTTGAAGCCCGCTTCGACGAAGCCGTTCTCACGGCGCACATGATGCTGGCTGCCGCCCGTGCGTTACCGGGATTGAGCCCCGGCGCGCATTCCCTTCTCGATCTGCCCGTGAGCGCCTTGTGGGGAGAGCAGGCACCAACCGCCGAGCGAATCTGGTTATAGCAGGATGCGGAAAAAGTCCGCCAGCGGCGTTCTCGCATCGCTTTGCAGCTCACCGTACCACACGAGTACGATTCGCCTCTTCGCTCGCTGCGGCCTTGCTGGATGGCCTTTTTGCGCATCCTGCGGGTGATCCTGATACCGACACGGCGCACAAGTTGATCATAAGGTATTGCGCCACAATCGAGGTTTTCCGCAGCCTGATAGACCCAAGCGGGTGCGGCAACGTCATAATCCCCAAAGAAACATGAAGGAGTCTGTGATGCCGTTCGAACTCGCCTGTAGCGCTTTCAAGGAGGGGGAACTCATTCCGAAGAAACATACCTGTGAAGGCGATGACCTGTCGCCCCCGTTGCGTTGGAACCATCCCCCCGCGGGCACGCGAAGTTTTGCGCTGATTGCCGACGATCCCGATGCGCCGGGTCGCACATGGGTGCATTGGGTCTTGTACAACATCCCGTTGGATCTTTGTGGCCTGGCCGAAGGGATTCCGACTCAGGAGACCTTGCCGAACGGGGCGCAGCAGGGCCTGAACGACAGCCGGGAAATCGGCTATGGCGGGCCATGTCCACCGCCCGGGAAACCGCACCGGTATTACTTCAAGTTGTATGCGTTGGATTGCGAGTTGGCGCTCAAATCGCGGGCCACCAAAGCTCAGGTGGTTGAGGCGATGAGGGGCCACGTGCTGGCCGAAGCTCAATTGATGGGACGGTTCGGGCGATAGCATCCGTGCCCGAGCGTATGGCTTGCTGTGTCACGATGCGGGACTGGGCATGAACGGCTGATGCGGGTCCCCTACTTGTGGCGCTTGTGAAGCGTGATGTGGTTGCCGTCCTGGTCGGCAATCACGGCCATTCGACAGACCGGCGTGTCAAATGTTTCGGTGACGAACGACACGGCCCGTTCTTTCATTTTGTAGACAAACCCATCCAGATCCGACACCTCAAATGCGACGACGGCTCCTTTCGCTCCAGGAACACGCCCCATGTCCGTGGTCGTGATAGCAAAGGTTGAGCCCATGACG is a window of Nitrospira sp. DNA encoding:
- a CDS encoding VOC family protein — encoded protein: MITSIAFIVYPVSDMARARAFYEHVLGLHVSENYRDVLVEYDVMGSTFAITTTDMGRVPGAKGAVVAFEVSDLDGFVYKMKERAVSFVTETFDTPVCRMAVIADQDGNHITLHKRHK
- a CDS encoding ABC transporter substrate-binding protein codes for the protein MVNAVFISLIIGWAPAGSGQAAPEHAPPTAVVRATLDAVFHILDDQQLKGPGHLTQRRHLLENIIAERFDYEEMSKRTLAAHWKPLSQTERQEFVQLFKTFLSDQYAARIEGYAGERVVYLSERTVDGYAEVRTRLVSDKLDFPMDYRLTNKSGTWYAYDVIVDGVSLVMNYRSQFGRIIGESSFQELLRRLKARRVSEEKAKT
- a CDS encoding universal stress protein, producing the protein MRWLVALDESECSERIIGWMRAFPHSKQTGVTVVHVLAPLEVPESIGVSGQQLLLQQQSAMVEALLDRVRRLLEESFADVEVIVREGVPSSEILQVIQERRPDLVVSGMQGLYRSPGFTIGGVAQRLLSYAPCSLMLVPGKAQAGGGLRIMLATDGSEDAQRAACVVAGLPGIREVTIVSVVRPLGAEKTVLERFQPDESRKMEAAFLRQRRAGARKAIAGCERLLRDASITVRPRVIAGHPAEAIVRAARRDAADLLVVGSRGLTGIKAAALGSVSQAVAQLAPCPVLIVKA
- a CDS encoding YbhB/YbcL family Raf kinase inhibitor-like protein; this encodes MPFELACSAFKEGELIPKKHTCEGDDLSPPLRWNHPPAGTRSFALIADDPDAPGRTWVHWVLYNIPLDLCGLAEGIPTQETLPNGAQQGLNDSREIGYGGPCPPPGKPHRYYFKLYALDCELALKSRATKAQVVEAMRGHVLAEAQLMGRFGR